In Capsicum annuum cultivar UCD-10X-F1 chromosome 7, UCD10Xv1.1, whole genome shotgun sequence, one genomic interval encodes:
- the LOC107878623 gene encoding transcription factor TCP4, producing MGETSRLGARDNNVGEIVEVQGGHIVRSTGRKDRHSKVCTAKGPRDRRVRLSAHTAIQFYDVQDRLGYDRPSKAVDWLIKKAKPAIDELAELPPWKPNIGSDDAGTTNERNQKQQEDTNNNFAFQQGNASLFDDNVAGPSSKRAMESSNTASFLPPSLESDAIADTIKSFFPMGSATSSNSSAMQFQSFQEPHLLPRTNSQNQDLSLSLQFQDPILLHHQNQTNRREQVQVQPPAHFTGSTPLGFDTSGWSMHHQQTVELGRVQRVGSWSDSRDTAPGGGGYLFNSPPAPVLLQQLFGQNQVFTQRGPLQSSNTSSIRAWMDPSAIAIASADPSQHHHQAAFPMYQSTIPGYGFASDVGGFSGFRIPARIQGEEEEHDGISDKPSSASSDSRH from the coding sequence ATGGGAGAGACATCAAGATTGGGAGCAAGGGACAACAACGTGGGAGAGATTGTAGAAGTACAAGGTGGACACATTGTAAGGTCTACAGGGCGGAAAGACCGCCACAGCAAGGTTTGCACAGCCAAAGGCCCGAGAGACCGCCGTGTGCGTCTCTCTGCTCATACTGCTATTCAGTTCTACGATGTCCAAGACCGCCTTGGCTATGACAGGCCTAGTAAAGCTGTGGATTGGCTCATCAAGAAAGCGAAACCCGCCATTGATGAGCTAGCTGAGTTACCTCCCTGGAAACCCAACATTGGTTCTGATGatgctggaacaacaaatgagcgAAACCAGAAGCAGCAAGAAGATACCAACAACAACTTTGCATTCCAACAAGGAAATGCTAGTTTGTTTGATGATAATGTTGCTGGACCTTCAAGTAAGAGAGCAATGGAGAGTAGTAACACTGCTAGCTTTTTGCCACCATCTTTAGAATCTGATGCTATTGCTGATACCATCAAGTCCTTTTTCCCAATGGGTTCTGCAACATCATCCAACTCTTCAGCTATGCAGTTTCAGAGTTTTCAAGAACCCCATTTGTTGCCAAGAACCAATAGCCAGAACCAAGATTTGAGTCTTTCTTTGCAATTTCAAGACCCCATTTTGCTTCaccaccaaaaccaaaccaaccgTAGGGAACAAGTGCAGGTTCAACCACCAGCTCACTTTACAGGAAGTACACCACTTGGTTTTGACACTTCAGGTTGGTCTATGCATCATCAGCAAACTGTGGAGCTTGGGAGGGTACAGAGAGTTGGTTCTTGGAGTGACAGTAGAGACACTGCCCCTGGTGGTGGTGGGTACTTGTTCAATTCGCCACCCGCGCCCGTGCTGTTGCAGCAGCTATTCGGGCAAAATCAGGTTTTTACACAGAGGGGACCCCTTCAGTCCAGTAACACATCTTCGATTCGAGCATGGATGGACCCATCAGCAATAGCAATTGCCTCAGCTGATCCAAGTCAACATCACCATCAAGCTGCATTTCCAATGTATCAATCAACAATTCCTGGTTATGGATTTGCCTCTGATGTAGGTGGATTCTCTGGGTTTCGTATTCCTGCTCGAATCCAAGGTGAAGAAGAGGAGCACGATGGCATTTCCGATAAGCCATCATCTGCTTCCTCTGATTCTCGCCATTGA